The DNA region GTGAACGGAGGCGGGGCGGGAAGCGCGGGAAGTTGAGTACGCGTACTCAGGCGCGGGCCGCGGCACGGTCGCACCATCGGAGCCATGCTGTGGTCCGACCCGGAGAACGACCCGCCCAAGGACATGCGGGACATGCAGGCGAAGATGCGCCGTGCGGGTGTCCTGCTCGCCCTCGCGATGGTGGTGGCGATGCTCGTCCTGGGCGTGATCTGAACCGCCCCGTGACGCTCGCCCCGGGCACGCCCCGAGCCGCCCCGCGACCCTCGCTAGGGTGACCGCATGAGCGATCACCCCCGCCGTCTCGTCCTCGCCTCCCAGTCCCCGGCCCGGCTCGGCCTGCTGCGCCAGGCGGGCCTCGCACCCGAGGTCATCGTCAGCGGCGTCGACGAGGACGCGGTCACCGCGCCGACCCCCGCCGAGCTGGCCAAGGCACTCGCCGAGGCGAAGGCGTCGGTGGTCGCGGCCCGCCCGGATGCCAAGGGCGCCCTGGTCGTCGGCTGCGACTCGGTCCTGGAGCTGGACGGCCGGGCCCTCGGCAAGCCCGCGGACGTCGCGGAGGCCACCGCGCGCTGGCAGGACATGCGGGGCCGCGCGGGCGTCCTGCAGACCGGACACTGCGTGTACGACACGCTCTCCGGCGAGCACGTGGCGGCGACCGCGTCGACGGTGGTCCGCTTCGGCAAGCCGTCCGACGCGGAGATCGCCGCGTACGTGGCCAGCGGCGAACCGCTGCACGTGGCGGGCGCGTTCACGCTCGACGGCCGCTCGGCGCCGTTCATCGACGGCATCGAGGGCGACCACGGCAACGTCATCGGCCTCTCGCTGCCGATGCTGCGGCGCCTGCTCGGGGAACTGGGCGTCGAGATCACGGAGTTGTGGGCGGACTAGGGGCGCGCGAGGGCACGTACGGGGGACGTGGGCGAAATCCCCCCCGGGCCCGTCCGGGCAGCCGCGCAAGGCCGTTCAGGCGGCCTGCGGGGCACCGTCCACGCCCACGGCGTCCCTCCGGTCGTACGCGACGAGGGGCAGCACGATGAGGCCGAGCACCGCCATCATGAAGACGAACGCGAGCCAGCCCACGAGGCCGATCGCGAACGCGCCCAGCAGACCGTGCGTCACGGCGGCGCTGATCAGCAGGATCGTGCCGAAGCGGCCGGGCGCGCGGTCGGTGGCGGCGGTGCGGGCGAGGACGAGGCCGCACAGCGCGAGGTAGAGCCCGAAGAGACCGCCCGCGACCCAGGCGCCCACGCTCATCGCGTGCGGGTCGAGCCCGCCCATGGACATGTCCTGCTTGTCGACGACGAGCCCCAGGAACCAGTTGAGCAGGACAATCCCGACCGCCTCGGCCCAGAGCGCGATCGCGCCCACCCACGCCACTGGTCTGCGCGCCACGGCGCCCACCCACTCTCTGCCGACCGCTGCCTGCTGCTGTTACCGCTAGTACGTTGAGACATCGGCACGCTACTAACGGGTAAACCGAGGGACAAGGGCTGGACCGCAGGCAAAGAAACCTTGGGCCATTCGTAGGGACTCCACAAAGAATGACCTCAGGCCGCAGCACTGCCTCACAGAGACCTTGACCACACCGGAGGGCTACGCTGCCGGGGAAGGACCCTGCGTACCACGGTGCGACAAGGGATTTCGGGGATCGACAGGGCCTCGGATCACGCTCCGTGTGGGCAAGCTCACCATTGGGGACGGGTCGTAAGGCCGTGTCGGCAGTCCCTAAACTCGGCTTGTTTCAAGGAGGGAGCCATCGTGCGCAAGGTGCTCATCGCCAACCGTGGCGAAATCGCTGTCCGGGTCGCCCGGGCGTGCCGGGATGCCGGGATCGCGAGCGTTGCCGTCTACGCGGACCCCGACCGGGACGCACTGCATGTGCGAGCCGCTGACGAGGCGTTCGCGCTTGGCGGTGACACTCCGGCCACCAGCTACCTGGACATGGCGAAGGTGCTCGCCGCGGCCAAGGACTCCGGGGCGGACGCGGTCCACCCGGGCTACGGCTTCCTCTCCGAGAACGCGGAGTTCGCCCAGGCGGTCCTGGATGCCGGTCTGACCTGGATCGGCCCGCCGCCGCAGGCCATCCGCGACCTGGGCGACAAGGTCGCCGCCCGGCACATCGCGCAGCGCGCGGGCGCCCCGCTGGTCGCGGGCACGCCGGACCCGGTCTCGGGCTCCGACGAGGTCGTCGCCTTCGCCGAGGAGCACGGCCTGCCGATCGCCATCAAGGCGGCGTTCGGCGGCGGCGGCCGCGGCCTGAAGGTCGCCCGCACCCTCGAAGAGGTGCCGGAGCTGTACGACTCCGCGGTGCGCGAGGCCGTCGCGGCCTTCGGCCGCGGCGAGTGCTTCGTGGAGCGCTACCTGGACAAGCCGCGGCACGTGGAGACCCAGTGCCTGGCCGACAAGCACGGCAACGTGGTCGTCGTCTCGACCCGTGACTGCTCCCTGCAGCGCCGCCACCAGAAGCTGGTGGAGGAGGCCCCGGCCCCGTTCCTGTCGGACGCCCAGCTGGAGGAGCTGTACAGCTCCTCGAAGGCGATCCTGAAGGAGGCCGGCTACGTCGGCGCGGGCACCGTGGAGTTCCTGGTCGGCGCCGACGGCACGATCTCCTTCCTTGAGGTCAACACGCGTCTGCAGGTGGAGCACCCGGTCACCGAAGAGGTCGCGGGCATCGACCTGGTCCGCGAGATGTTCCGCATCGCCGACGGCGAGGAGCTGGGCTACGACGACCCGGAGCTGCGCGGCCACTCCTTCGAGTTCCGCATCAACGGCGAGGACCCGGGGCGGGGCTTCCTGCCCGCGCCCGGCACGGTCACCAAGTTCGAGGCCCCGTCCGGTCCCGGTGTCCGCCTGGACGCGGGTGTCGAGTCCGGCTCGGTCATCGGCCCGGCCTGGGACTCCCTGCTCGCCAAGCTGATCGTCACCGGCCGCACCCGCAAGGAGGCCCTGGAGCGGGCCGCGCGCGCCCTCGCCGAGTTCGAGGTCGAGGGCATGGCCACCGCCATCCCGTTCCACCGCAAGGTGGTCGCCGACCCGGCGTTCGCGCCCGAACTGACCGGCTCCGACGAGCCGTTCACGGTCTTCACCCGGTGGATCGAGACCGAGTTCGTCAACGACATCGCACCGTTCGCCCCTGTGGGCGGCGACGGCGACGACGAGGACGGCGACCGCGAGACGATCGTCGTCGAGGTCGGCGGCAAGCGCCTGGAGGTCTCCCTGCCGGCCGGCATGGGCATGTCCCTCGCGCGTACGGGTCTCTCGGCGGGCGCCAAGCCGAAGCGCCGCGCGGCCAAGAAGTCCGGGCCCGCCGCGTCCGGCGACACCCTCGCCTCGCCCATGCAGGGCACGATCGTCAAGGTCGCCGTCGAGGAGGGCCAGGAGGTCAAGGAGGGCGACCTCATCGTGGTCCTCGAGGCCATGAAGATGGAACAGCCCCTCAACGCCCACCGCTCCGGTACGGTCAAGGGCCTGCAGGCGGAGGTCGGGGCGTCGCTGACGTCGGGCGCCGCGATCTGCGAGATCAAGGACTGAGTTCTCCCCGATCCCGCCCCTTCCCGAGACTGGGGGCTGCGCCCCCAGACCCCCGCTCCTCAAACGCCGGAGGGGCTGAAAGATTCAGCCCGTCCGGCGTTTGAGGACGAGGCGCGCAGCGCCGATGAGCGGGGGTCCGGGGGCGCAGCCCCCGGTTTCGGGAAAGGGGCGGGACTGGGGCGCCCCCGCGAGGAGACCCCATGCGCGCCGACGCCCGCCGCAACCACCACCGGCTCCTGAGCGAGGCCCGTACCGCGTTCGCGGAGCACGGCACGGACACCTCCCTGGAGGACGTGGCCCGCCGCGCGGGCGTGGGCATCGGCACCCTGTACCGCCACTTCCCCACCCGCCACGCCCTCCTGAGCGCCGTCTTCGAGGACGCGGTCAGCGACCTGCTGACCCGCTCCCACGCCCTCCAGGACGCCCCGCAGCCCTGCACGGCCCTGGTGGAGTGGCTACGGGCGATCATCACTCATGCGGGTGAGTACCGCGGCCTCGCTCATGCCCTCATGTCGGCCTCGCGGGACGACAGTTCGGCACTGGCGCGGTGCAGCCGCCCGATGCGGGAGGCGGGCACCCGCCTCCTGGAGCGCGCCCAGTCGGCGGGCGCGGTACGCCAGGACGTGTCGATCGACGACCTCCTCCAGCTGACGAACGCGATCGCGCTGGCAGCGGAGGAGTCCCCGGACGACCCGCAACTGGCGGACCGCCTCCTGACGCTGACGCTACGCGGCCTCAAGGCAGAACCCTCCGGACAAGCAGGGCAAAGCCCGTAGGGGCCCCCTAACGACGCCGCAGGTCGGCGACCCTGGCCCCGCGCTCCCCGGCCGGCTGCTCCCCGAGCACGGACGCGCTGCGCAACTGCGGCCCGGCGCCGGGCCCCGCGCCATGGCCCCCGTGCCCCCGCCGCTGACCCGGCAACGGCACGTCCCTGCGCTGCTGCCGGCCCGCTGGGACGGAGTCAACTCCGGGGGCCTGGCCGGGGCCCGCCGAGGCTCCGGCGACCGCGATCTGCACGCCCTGGTCGGCAAGTGCCTGCAACTCGGTCGCCGCGCGGTCGTCGTGCGCGGGCGGCTCGTCCGTGACCAGACGCGTGATGACGTCCGTCGGCACCGTCTGGAACATCGTGTCGGTGCCGAGCTTGGTGTGGTCGGCGAGGACCACCACCTCCGCCGCCGCCTGTACGAGCGCGCGGTCCACGCTCGCCGACAGCATGTTGGAGGTGGACAGGCCGCGTTCGGCGGTCAGGCCGCTGCCCGACAGGAACGCCCGCGACACCCTGAGCCCCTGGAGGGACTGCTCGGCGCCACTGCCCACCAGCGCGTAGTTCGAGCCGCGCAGGGTGCCGCCGGTCATGACGACTTCCACCCGGTTGGCGTGGGCGAGTGCCTGTGCCACCAGCAGGGAGTTGGTGACGACGGTCAGGCCGGGCACCCGCGCGAGCCGTCGGGCCAGCTCCTGCGTGGTCGTACCCGCCCCGACGACGATGGCTTCGCCCTCTTCGACGAGACCCGCCGCGAGATCGGCGATGGCCGTCTTCTCGGCGGACGCGAGATGTGATTTCTGCGGAAAGCCGGACTCCCGCGTGAATCCGCCCGGCAATACCGCACCGCCATGCCGGCGGTCGAGGAGTCCTTCTGCCTCCAGCGCGCGCACGTCCCGCCGTACGGTCACTTCGGAGGTCTGGACGACGCGGGCGAGCTCACGGAGCGACACTGCTCCGTTGGCTCGCACCATTTCGAGGATCAATTGGCGACGTTCTGCAGCGAACACGAAACTGACAGTAACCCCAACGACCGTCTGCTTTCAGCAGTTTGCGCCGAATTACAGAAGTTGTTCGCACACTAGGGGTGGAAGTGGTATAGGGGGTACTCTCCCCGCCTATGCCGCGCGAATGGGCGGCAACAGGCTGTGACCTGCGCGGAGTTGAATCCGGCCGACCGGACGATCACACCGGCCGGTCGGCGCGCACTGACCGAACGGTCGGGATCAGGCCTCCCCGGCGACCTTACTCGTGTGCAACTGGCGGGCGACTTCGGCGATCGAGCCCGAAAGCGATGGGTACACGGTGAAGGCGTTAGCGATCTGCTCCACCGTCAGATTGTTGTCGACCGCGATCGAGATCGGGTGGATCAGTTCCGAGGCGCGGGGGGAGACGACGACTCCGCCGACCACGATTCCCGTACCCGGACGGCAGAAGATCTTTACGAAGCCGTCGCGGATGCCCTGCATCTTCGCGCGCGGGTTGCGCAGCAGCGGGAGCTTGACGACGCGGGCGTCGATCTTTCCGGCGTCGACGTCGGCCTGGCTGTAGCCGACGGTCGCGATCTCGGGGTCGGTGAAGACGTTCGACGAGACGGTCTTCAGGTTCAGCGGGGTGACCGCGTCGCCCAGGAAGTGGTACATCGCGATGCGGCCCTGCATGGCGGCGACCGACGCCAGGGCGAAGATGCCGGTGACGTCACCGGCGGCGTACACGCCGGGGGCGGAGGTCCTCGACACCCGGTCGGTCCAGATGTGCCCGGACTCCTTGAGCTTGACCCCGGCCTCCTCCAGGCCCATCCCGTCGCTGTTCGGGATGGCGCCGACGGCCATCAGGCAGTGCGATCCGGAGATGACGCGGCCGTCGGCCAGCGTGACCTCGACGCGGTCGCCCACGCGCTTGGCGGAGGCGGCGCGGGTGCGCCCCATGACGTTCATGCCGCGCCGCCGGAAGACGTCCTCCAGGACGGCGGCGGCGTCGGGGTCCTCCCCCGGGAGCACCCGGTCGCGCGACGACACCAGCGTGACCCGCGAGCCGAGCGCCTGGTAGGCACCGGCGAACTCGGCGCCCGTCACGCCGGAGCCGACCACGATGAGCTCCTCGGGCAGCTCGTCGAGGTCGTACACCTGCGTCCAGTTCAGGATCCGCTCGCCGTCCGGCTGGGCGTCGGGCAGCTCGCGCGGATGACCGCCGGTCGCGATCAGGACGGCGTCGGCGACGAGCGTCTCCTCGGAGCCGTCGGCGGCGCGCACGACGACCTTGCGGGAGCCGTCCATGGCCTGCTGGCCCTCCAGACGGCCGCGGCCGCGCATGACCCGGGCGCCCGCGCGCGTCACGGACGCCGTGATGTCGTGCGACT from Streptomyces flavofungini includes:
- a CDS encoding DeoR/GlpR family DNA-binding transcription regulator, whose amino-acid sequence is MFAAERRQLILEMVRANGAVSLRELARVVQTSEVTVRRDVRALEAEGLLDRRHGGAVLPGGFTRESGFPQKSHLASAEKTAIADLAAGLVEEGEAIVVGAGTTTQELARRLARVPGLTVVTNSLLVAQALAHANRVEVVMTGGTLRGSNYALVGSGAEQSLQGLRVSRAFLSGSGLTAERGLSTSNMLSASVDRALVQAAAEVVVLADHTKLGTDTMFQTVPTDVITRLVTDEPPAHDDRAATELQALADQGVQIAVAGASAGPGQAPGVDSVPAGRQQRRDVPLPGQRRGHGGHGAGPGAGPQLRSASVLGEQPAGERGARVADLRRR
- a CDS encoding acetyl/propionyl/methylcrotonyl-CoA carboxylase subunit alpha — translated: MRKVLIANRGEIAVRVARACRDAGIASVAVYADPDRDALHVRAADEAFALGGDTPATSYLDMAKVLAAAKDSGADAVHPGYGFLSENAEFAQAVLDAGLTWIGPPPQAIRDLGDKVAARHIAQRAGAPLVAGTPDPVSGSDEVVAFAEEHGLPIAIKAAFGGGGRGLKVARTLEEVPELYDSAVREAVAAFGRGECFVERYLDKPRHVETQCLADKHGNVVVVSTRDCSLQRRHQKLVEEAPAPFLSDAQLEELYSSSKAILKEAGYVGAGTVEFLVGADGTISFLEVNTRLQVEHPVTEEVAGIDLVREMFRIADGEELGYDDPELRGHSFEFRINGEDPGRGFLPAPGTVTKFEAPSGPGVRLDAGVESGSVIGPAWDSLLAKLIVTGRTRKEALERAARALAEFEVEGMATAIPFHRKVVADPAFAPELTGSDEPFTVFTRWIETEFVNDIAPFAPVGGDGDDEDGDRETIVVEVGGKRLEVSLPAGMGMSLARTGLSAGAKPKRRAAKKSGPAASGDTLASPMQGTIVKVAVEEGQEVKEGDLIVVLEAMKMEQPLNAHRSGTVKGLQAEVGASLTSGAAICEIKD
- a CDS encoding TetR/AcrR family transcriptional regulator — its product is MRADARRNHHRLLSEARTAFAEHGTDTSLEDVARRAGVGIGTLYRHFPTRHALLSAVFEDAVSDLLTRSHALQDAPQPCTALVEWLRAIITHAGEYRGLAHALMSASRDDSSALARCSRPMREAGTRLLERAQSAGAVRQDVSIDDLLQLTNAIALAAEESPDDPQLADRLLTLTLRGLKAEPSGQAGQSP
- the mmpB gene encoding morphogenic membrane protein MmpB; translated protein: MLWSDPENDPPKDMRDMQAKMRRAGVLLALAMVVAMLVLGVI
- a CDS encoding Maf family protein; amino-acid sequence: MSDHPRRLVLASQSPARLGLLRQAGLAPEVIVSGVDEDAVTAPTPAELAKALAEAKASVVAARPDAKGALVVGCDSVLELDGRALGKPADVAEATARWQDMRGRAGVLQTGHCVYDTLSGEHVAATASTVVRFGKPSDAEIAAYVASGEPLHVAGAFTLDGRSAPFIDGIEGDHGNVIGLSLPMLRRLLGELGVEITELWAD
- a CDS encoding NAD(P)H-quinone dehydrogenase, producing the protein MAYVTRIVIIGGGPGGYEAALVAAQLGAEVTVVDCDGLGGASVLTDCVPSKTLIATAEVMTTFDSSYEELGIIVEDDTPHIDQAARVVGVDLGKVNRRVKRLALAQSHDITASVTRAGARVMRGRGRLEGQQAMDGSRKVVVRAADGSEETLVADAVLIATGGHPRELPDAQPDGERILNWTQVYDLDELPEELIVVGSGVTGAEFAGAYQALGSRVTLVSSRDRVLPGEDPDAAAVLEDVFRRRGMNVMGRTRAASAKRVGDRVEVTLADGRVISGSHCLMAVGAIPNSDGMGLEEAGVKLKESGHIWTDRVSRTSAPGVYAAGDVTGIFALASVAAMQGRIAMYHFLGDAVTPLNLKTVSSNVFTDPEIATVGYSQADVDAGKIDARVVKLPLLRNPRAKMQGIRDGFVKIFCRPGTGIVVGGVVVSPRASELIHPISIAVDNNLTVEQIANAFTVYPSLSGSIAEVARQLHTSKVAGEA